From Betaproteobacteria bacterium, a single genomic window includes:
- the ftsW gene encoding putative lipid II flippase FtsW codes for MRQLRHVPQLRTSRRSIHRRSAGAGGRSVNGILGIGAVARPAPIAEFDYAVVSIAGLLLALGLIMVYSSSIAIAEGGRITGNQPTYYLIRHGVFLFVGLVSGFICFQLPLRFWEQAAPYLFCLGVLLLMLVLIPGVGREVNGSRRWLSLGLFNLQPSELMKLFAVLYAADYTVRKAALMHSFRKGFLPMLIVMLLTGGLLLREPDFGAFAVITTVAMAILFLGGMNWKLFATLIVLLLFGFVMLIWTSPYRLQRVIGFMDPWSDPFGKGYQLSHALIAFGRGEWFGVGLGASVEKLFYLPEAHTDFLLAVVAEELGFFGVLSVIALFGWLIWRAFAIGNQAARMERCFSALVAQGIALWLGAQAFINMGVNMGVLPTKGLTLPLLSFGGSGIVANCCALAILLRVDYENRQMMKGYSL; via the coding sequence ATGCGCCAGCTTCGACATGTTCCGCAACTACGAACATCGCGCCGAAGTATTCATCGAAGAAGTGCGGGCGCTGGAGGCCGATCAGTGAACGGCATTCTCGGCATCGGAGCAGTGGCCAGGCCAGCACCAATCGCGGAGTTCGACTACGCGGTCGTCAGCATCGCGGGACTTCTGCTGGCGCTCGGATTGATAATGGTCTACTCCTCTTCGATCGCCATAGCCGAAGGCGGACGCATCACCGGCAATCAACCTACCTACTACCTCATCCGGCATGGCGTGTTCCTGTTCGTCGGCCTGGTGTCCGGTTTCATCTGCTTCCAGTTACCGCTGCGGTTCTGGGAGCAGGCCGCACCCTATCTATTTTGCCTGGGCGTATTGCTCTTGATGCTTGTGCTGATCCCCGGCGTCGGACGGGAAGTCAACGGCAGTCGGCGCTGGCTGTCGCTTGGCCTGTTCAATCTGCAGCCCTCCGAACTGATGAAATTGTTCGCGGTGCTCTATGCCGCGGACTACACCGTTCGCAAGGCGGCATTGATGCACAGCTTTCGCAAAGGCTTCCTGCCGATGCTGATCGTGATGCTGCTGACCGGCGGACTACTGCTGCGAGAGCCGGATTTTGGCGCCTTTGCAGTGATTACCACCGTTGCCATGGCCATTCTGTTCCTCGGTGGAATGAACTGGAAGCTGTTTGCGACGCTCATCGTCCTGCTGCTCTTCGGATTCGTTATGCTGATTTGGACGTCGCCCTATCGCCTGCAGCGCGTCATCGGATTCATGGATCCCTGGTCGGATCCGTTCGGCAAGGGCTACCAACTGTCGCATGCGCTGATCGCCTTCGGACGCGGTGAGTGGTTCGGTGTCGGTTTGGGTGCGAGCGTCGAGAAACTCTTCTATCTGCCCGAGGCGCACACCGATTTTTTGCTCGCCGTTGTTGCCGAAGAACTCGGATTTTTCGGTGTGCTGTCCGTGATCGCCCTGTTCGGGTGGCTAATCTGGCGGGCATTCGCCATCGGTAACCAGGCTGCGCGCATGGAGCGCTGCTTCTCTGCACTGGTGGCCCAGGGAATCGCGTTGTGGCTCGGCGCCCAGGCATTCATCAACATGGGCGTGAACATGGGGGTACTCCCGACCAAGGGGTTGACTTTGCCGCTGCTTTCTTTCGGCGGTAGTGGAATCGTCGCCAACTGCTGCGCACTCGCAATCCTGCTTCGCGTGGATTACGAGAACAGGCAGATGATGAAGGGGTATTCGTTGTGA
- a CDS encoding UDP-N-acetylmuramoyl-L-alanine--D-glutamate ligase: MPIELTNRHTLVLGLGASGLSMARWLAARGASVRIADSRDAPPFAAQLQNELPAVELHTGAFRAESFAGVDLIAISPGVPLVEPLVRAAVERGIDVVGDIELFARIREEFPGNRVIAITGSNGKSTVTEMVGAMVRAAKIRTLVAGNIGLPILEALSEIEAGRRRRPDVFVLELSSFQLESTRSLNPDTAAVLNVSEDHLDRYSGMRDYADAKARIFHGDGIQVVNREDGWARGMIGPGRKVLTFGLDESWNEGNWGLRDISGELWLAEGRANLMKVSELKVAGLHNAANALAALALCRALRLPYEPLLDALFEFEGLPHRVQKIAEVKGVAFYDDSKGTNVGATVAALMGMTSRIVLIAGGEGKGQDFSPLRDAVAKKAKGVVLIGRDGDKIASAIEASGVAILHAATMRDAVRAGLSLAQAGDAVMLSPACASFDMFRNYEHRAEVFIEEVRALEADQ, from the coding sequence GTGCCAATCGAGTTGACGAATAGGCACACACTCGTGCTCGGTCTTGGCGCAAGCGGACTGTCGATGGCGCGCTGGCTTGCGGCCCGTGGCGCGTCCGTGCGCATTGCGGACAGTCGGGACGCGCCGCCGTTTGCTGCGCAATTGCAAAACGAACTTCCGGCAGTCGAGTTGCATACCGGCGCATTTCGCGCAGAAAGTTTCGCGGGTGTCGACCTCATCGCCATCAGTCCCGGCGTGCCGCTGGTCGAGCCGCTGGTCCGCGCCGCAGTGGAACGAGGGATCGATGTCGTCGGTGATATCGAATTGTTCGCCAGGATCCGGGAAGAGTTTCCCGGCAACAGGGTCATTGCGATCACCGGATCGAATGGCAAGAGCACAGTTACGGAAATGGTCGGTGCGATGGTTCGTGCCGCAAAGATAAGGACACTCGTGGCAGGAAACATCGGCTTGCCGATACTGGAAGCCCTGTCGGAGATCGAAGCCGGGCGAAGACGCCGTCCGGACGTCTTCGTGCTCGAGTTGTCCAGTTTCCAGCTGGAATCGACCCGCAGTCTGAATCCTGATACGGCCGCCGTTCTGAACGTGAGCGAAGACCATCTCGATCGCTATTCGGGCATGCGCGACTACGCGGACGCGAAGGCGCGCATTTTTCACGGCGATGGCATCCAGGTGGTGAACAGGGAAGACGGTTGGGCACGCGGCATGATAGGCCCCGGACGGAAGGTATTGACCTTTGGATTGGATGAGTCCTGGAACGAGGGCAACTGGGGATTACGCGATATCTCAGGCGAACTCTGGCTTGCGGAGGGGCGCGCAAACCTGATGAAGGTTTCCGAACTGAAAGTGGCGGGCCTGCATAACGCGGCGAATGCGCTGGCGGCGCTGGCTTTGTGCCGCGCGCTCCGGCTGCCCTACGAACCACTGCTCGACGCGCTCTTTGAATTCGAAGGTTTGCCGCATCGCGTGCAGAAAATCGCTGAGGTCAAGGGCGTAGCCTTCTACGACGATTCCAAAGGCACCAATGTCGGCGCTACCGTGGCCGCGCTCATGGGCATGACTTCGAGGATTGTTCTGATCGCCGGCGGAGAAGGCAAGGGCCAGGATTTCTCGCCCTTGCGCGACGCGGTGGCAAAGAAAGCGAAAGGCGTGGTCCTCATCGGGCGCGACGGCGACAAGATCGCCTCGGCCATTGAGGCCTCGGGCGTCGCGATCTTACACGCCGCCACCATGCGCGACGCGGTACGAGCCGGCCTCTCGCTGGCACAAGCCGGCGACGCCGTCATGTTGTCGCCCGCATGCGCCAGCTTCGACATGTTCCGCAACTACGAACATCGCGCCGAAGTATTCATCGAAGAAGTGCGGGCGCTGGAGGCCGATCAGTGA
- a CDS encoding phospho-N-acetylmuramoyl-pentapeptide-transferase — protein sequence MLLALTQWLAEDVHVRAFNVFNYITLRAVLATLTALLISFIVGPIMIRKLTVYKVGQSVRDDGPKSHLTKAGTPTMGGALILISIAITTLLWADLRNRYVWVVLMVTLGFGIIGWIDDYRKVVHRNPKGLSARKKFFWQSVIGLAAAIYIATSATLPAQTELIVPLFKQVTYPLGIVGFVVMSYFVIVGTSNAVNLTDGLDGLAILPTVMVGSALGVFAYVAGNAIYSRYLGFPLIPGAGELTVVCASMAGAGLAFLWFNAYPAEVFMGDVGALALGGALGTIAVIVRQEIVLLIMGGVFVVETLSVVLQVASFKLTGKRIFRMAPLHHHYELKGWKENQVVVRFWIITMMLVLVGLSTLKLR from the coding sequence ATGCTACTGGCGCTCACCCAATGGCTGGCAGAGGATGTTCACGTTCGGGCGTTCAACGTCTTTAACTACATCACGTTGAGGGCGGTACTTGCGACCCTGACAGCGTTGCTGATTTCATTCATCGTAGGCCCGATCATGATTCGCAAACTGACGGTCTACAAAGTCGGCCAATCGGTGCGCGACGATGGTCCGAAGAGCCATCTGACGAAGGCAGGTACGCCGACAATGGGCGGTGCGCTGATCCTGATCTCGATCGCGATTACGACTTTGCTATGGGCCGATCTGCGTAATCGCTACGTATGGGTAGTTCTGATGGTGACGCTCGGTTTCGGCATCATCGGGTGGATCGACGACTACCGCAAGGTCGTCCACCGAAATCCGAAGGGTTTATCGGCGCGCAAGAAGTTCTTCTGGCAATCGGTCATCGGCCTGGCGGCCGCCATTTATATCGCCACCTCGGCGACGCTGCCCGCGCAGACGGAATTAATCGTACCGCTGTTCAAGCAGGTTACGTATCCGCTTGGAATCGTGGGGTTCGTGGTGATGAGCTACTTCGTCATCGTCGGCACCAGCAACGCCGTCAATCTGACCGACGGGCTGGATGGGCTGGCAATCCTGCCGACAGTCATGGTCGGCAGCGCGCTCGGTGTATTCGCTTACGTGGCGGGCAATGCCATCTATTCTCGCTACCTGGGATTCCCCCTGATTCCGGGCGCCGGCGAACTTACTGTGGTTTGCGCGTCAATGGCGGGCGCCGGCCTTGCCTTCCTTTGGTTCAATGCCTATCCGGCGGAAGTATTTATGGGCGACGTTGGCGCGCTTGCGCTTGGCGGGGCGCTCGGCACCATCGCCGTGATTGTTCGGCAGGAAATTGTGCTGCTCATCATGGGTGGCGTATTCGTCGTAGAAACGCTATCGGTGGTGCTGCAGGTTGCGTCGTTCAAATTGACAGGCAAGCGCATATTTCGCATGGCGCCGCTGCATCATCACTATGAACTGAAGGGATGGAAGGAGAATCAAGTCGTCGTTCGTTTCTGGATCATCACTATGATGCTCGTGCTGGTTGGCCTGTCGACACTCAAGCTGCGCTAG
- a CDS encoding UDP-N-acetylmuramoyl-tripeptide--D-alanyl-D-alanine ligase, producing MLDIATAAHAIGARQIGANAVFDRVTTDSRDLRPGDLFVGIRGERFDGQAFADQAFSAGAAAVMVEAGAQILTPNARVIEVDDSRLALGRLAAFWRGRFISPLIAVTGSNGKTTVKEMLASILRQIAGESGVLATAGNLNNDIGMPLTLLRLNARHRYAVVEMGMNHLGEIAYLSRLARPTIALINNAGTAHIGELGSVDAIARAKGEIFEGLEKNGTAIINSDDAFADYWRGLARGRRMVDFGLDKKAAVSARYELTVFASLVTFRTPREQFVATLGIPGLHNIKNALAAVACAYALDVPESAIAAGLASYAGLKSRLQRKRHASGALVIDDTYNANPESMQAAIAVLAAYQGRTIFVMGDMGELGDNAEAMHATIGEFAKRAGVNAMFALGEMSAAAARSFGEGGRHFSSIDELVGALAGGLEHGSTVLVKGSRFMRMERVVEALGAVNGESAVKGSA from the coding sequence ATGCTTGATATCGCCACCGCCGCGCACGCAATTGGCGCCAGACAGATCGGAGCCAATGCCGTGTTTGATCGGGTGACGACCGATAGCCGCGATTTGCGCCCCGGCGACCTGTTCGTCGGGATACGCGGCGAGCGCTTCGACGGACAGGCGTTTGCCGATCAGGCCTTTTCGGCCGGCGCGGCCGCTGTGATGGTGGAAGCGGGCGCGCAGATTCTTACCCCGAATGCGCGTGTAATCGAAGTGGACGATTCAAGGCTTGCTCTTGGCAGGCTGGCGGCTTTCTGGCGAGGCCGGTTTATCTCCCCATTGATCGCCGTTACCGGCAGCAATGGCAAGACCACGGTGAAGGAAATGCTTGCTTCGATCCTGCGTCAGATCGCAGGCGAGTCAGGTGTTCTGGCAACGGCCGGCAATTTGAACAACGACATCGGCATGCCCTTGACACTGCTGCGACTCAATGCCCGGCATCGATACGCGGTTGTCGAGATGGGCATGAACCACCTCGGAGAGATCGCGTATCTGTCGCGTCTGGCGAGGCCCACCATAGCGTTGATCAATAACGCCGGTACTGCCCATATCGGCGAACTCGGCTCTGTCGATGCCATTGCGCGCGCCAAGGGGGAGATATTCGAAGGCCTCGAAAAAAACGGCACAGCGATCATCAACAGCGACGACGCTTTCGCCGATTACTGGCGCGGTCTGGCGCGTGGACGACGCATGGTGGATTTTGGCCTCGACAAGAAAGCGGCGGTGTCAGCTCGTTACGAACTGACTGTATTCGCGAGCCTGGTTACGTTCCGCACGCCTCGAGAGCAGTTTGTCGCGACGCTCGGCATACCGGGACTGCATAACATCAAGAATGCGCTCGCGGCGGTGGCCTGTGCCTATGCCCTGGATGTGCCTGAATCGGCGATCGCCGCCGGACTCGCTTCCTATGCGGGACTCAAATCGCGGCTGCAACGCAAGCGCCACGCTTCCGGCGCGCTGGTGATCGACGATACCTACAACGCCAATCCTGAGTCCATGCAAGCCGCGATTGCAGTGCTGGCAGCGTATCAGGGACGCACAATTTTCGTCATGGGTGACATGGGTGAGCTTGGCGACAATGCTGAAGCGATGCACGCAACAATCGGTGAATTCGCCAAGCGGGCGGGCGTGAACGCCATGTTTGCACTGGGTGAGATGAGTGCCGCAGCGGCGCGAAGTTTTGGCGAAGGCGGGCGACATTTTTCCAGTATCGATGAACTGGTCGGCGCGTTAGCTGGTGGTCTGGAGCATGGGTCGACGGTGCTGGTGAAAGGCTCGCGTTTCATGCGCATGGAGCGAGTAGTCGAGGCACTGGGCGCCGTCAACGGGGAATCGGCCGTGAAAGGCAGTGCCTGA
- a CDS encoding UDP-N-acetylmuramoyl-L-alanyl-D-glutamate--2,6-diaminopimelate ligase, translating into MTAGASSARESGTEFDIGAIDALGVRIDGLAIDSRKTKPGDLFLAYPGQRADGRAHIPQAIAAGASAVLWDSRGFHWDAAWRVPNLGVPDLRSHLGEIAGRFFGNPSRHMWLAGVTGTNGKTSCSHWIAQSLTRLGRKTAVIGTLGSGFPGELDVAGNTTPDAITLQSQLAALRASGGTGCAMEVSSHGIDQGRINGVEFDVALFTNLSRDHLDYHKTMEDYGAAKAKLFRWPQLKHAVVNVDDRFGRELAESIDKSRINVLGYGFGKGEIAGHRLDLSTRGLKLEITTPWGSARLISQLIGGFNATNLLGALGVLMTAEVSLRDAVDALAHVEPVPGRLQMVRLPNAPLVVVDYAHTPDALEKVLQTLRDLLPSGAKLHCVFGCGGDRDPGKRPLMGEVATRLSDRVIITSDNPRSENPRAIIEDIVAGAHPNYEIEVDRSGAIFKALQSAAPDDVVLIAGKGHETYQEVGSQRLPFDDVEVAREMLNRLTGSPRHA; encoded by the coding sequence ATGACCGCGGGGGCGAGTTCTGCGCGTGAAAGTGGTACCGAGTTCGACATCGGCGCGATCGATGCGCTCGGAGTGCGCATCGATGGTCTCGCAATCGACAGCCGCAAGACAAAACCCGGCGATCTCTTTCTCGCCTATCCGGGCCAGCGGGCAGACGGGCGAGCCCACATCCCGCAGGCGATCGCCGCGGGGGCCAGCGCCGTGCTGTGGGATAGTCGAGGCTTTCATTGGGATGCGGCCTGGCGCGTGCCCAATCTGGGCGTTCCGGATCTGCGCTCGCATCTCGGAGAGATCGCCGGCCGTTTTTTCGGCAACCCCTCCCGTCACATGTGGCTTGCCGGCGTCACCGGCACAAATGGCAAGACATCATGCTCGCACTGGATTGCGCAATCGCTGACGCGGCTGGGGCGCAAGACCGCCGTGATCGGCACATTGGGAAGCGGATTCCCCGGAGAGTTGGACGTTGCGGGCAATACCACGCCGGATGCGATCACCTTGCAATCGCAGTTAGCCGCATTGCGCGCCAGCGGGGGCACGGGTTGCGCAATGGAGGTTTCTTCGCATGGCATCGATCAGGGTCGCATCAACGGCGTCGAGTTCGATGTGGCGCTTTTCACCAACCTGTCGCGCGATCATCTCGACTATCACAAGACCATGGAAGACTATGGTGCCGCCAAGGCCAAGCTCTTCCGTTGGCCGCAACTGAAGCACGCGGTCGTAAATGTCGACGACCGGTTCGGTCGTGAACTCGCGGAATCGATCGACAAGTCTCGCATCAATGTGCTCGGCTACGGCTTTGGCAAAGGAGAAATCGCCGGTCACCGCCTGGATCTTTCGACGCGCGGCCTGAAACTCGAGATCACCACTCCCTGGGGGTCTGCGCGCCTGATCAGTCAGCTTATTGGCGGATTCAACGCGACAAATCTGCTCGGCGCCCTTGGCGTGCTGATGACAGCCGAGGTTTCGCTCCGGGATGCTGTCGACGCGCTCGCGCACGTCGAGCCCGTTCCCGGTCGCCTGCAGATGGTAAGGCTGCCGAACGCGCCACTGGTTGTCGTCGATTACGCGCATACGCCCGATGCCCTGGAAAAAGTGCTGCAGACGTTGCGGGACCTGCTGCCTTCCGGCGCGAAACTGCATTGCGTATTCGGTTGCGGCGGCGATCGCGATCCCGGCAAGCGGCCATTGATGGGGGAAGTCGCAACGCGCCTGTCGGATCGCGTGATCATCACCAGCGACAATCCGCGCTCCGAAAATCCGCGCGCCATCATCGAAGACATCGTCGCGGGGGCGCATCCCAATTACGAGATCGAAGTCGATCGTTCCGGCGCAATATTCAAGGCGCTGCAGTCGGCCGCGCCGGACGACGTGGTGCTGATCGCCGGCAAAGGCCACGAGACCTATCAGGAAGTCGGCAGCCAACGTTTGCCCTTCGATGATGTGGAGGTCGCGCGTGAGATGCTGAACCGTCTGACCGGAAGTCCGCGTCATGCTTGA
- a CDS encoding penicillin-binding protein 2 has product MNPSLNPALSVRLPVWRARLLLLLVFFGFLVLAARALYLQGLHNDFLQQKGETRYARVIEISAHRGMVTDRNGEPLALSTPVESVWAAPADADLNVEQREKLTRLLGIDATELKKKLAESEREFVYLKRQLPPEQAAKVVQLNLPGVFLQREYRRYYPAAEVTAHVVGVTGVDDNGQEGIELAYQDWLTGKAGSRRVIKDRLGHVVEDIESIRAPQQGRELTLSIDQRIQYLAFRELKSAIALNEAKAGSLVVLDVNTGEVLALANWPTYNPNNRDTLKVGRSRNRAVVDLFEPGSTLKPFTVAAALESGLVGPGSMIDTEGGHYTIGNRTIHDAHPGGLLTVAQVIQKSSNVGSAKMALAMAPQKLWTILSDVGFGTQTKVGFPGEASGRLRAYQTWKPIEQATMSYGHGISVSLLQLARAYSVFATDGKLKPLTLVKRDQPVEGKAVISPRTAMTVRKMLEMVTQPGGTATRAQVAGFRVAGKTGTAHKLVGVTYASDRYISSFVGFAPASNPRLVIAVMLDEPGGKSYYGGEVAAPVFSTVMAGALRLLGIEPDAALDNVISPDSAPVVREEV; this is encoded by the coding sequence ATGAATCCCTCCCTTAATCCAGCGCTGTCGGTGCGCCTGCCCGTGTGGCGGGCGCGACTGCTTTTGCTGCTGGTGTTTTTCGGGTTCCTGGTATTGGCGGCGCGGGCTCTTTATCTGCAGGGCCTGCACAACGACTTTCTCCAGCAGAAGGGCGAGACGCGCTATGCGCGCGTAATCGAAATTTCGGCCCACCGCGGGATGGTGACCGACCGAAACGGCGAACCGCTTGCATTGAGCACACCGGTGGAATCGGTATGGGCGGCACCGGCGGACGCCGACCTGAATGTTGAGCAACGCGAGAAGTTGACCCGACTGCTCGGCATCGATGCGACGGAATTGAAAAAAAAGCTTGCCGAGTCAGAGCGCGAGTTCGTCTATTTGAAGAGGCAGTTGCCACCCGAGCAGGCAGCGAAAGTCGTGCAGTTGAACCTTCCCGGAGTTTTTCTTCAGCGCGAATATCGGCGCTATTACCCGGCAGCCGAAGTGACCGCGCACGTGGTGGGCGTCACCGGCGTGGACGATAATGGGCAGGAAGGCATCGAACTCGCTTATCAGGACTGGTTGACGGGCAAGGCGGGCAGCCGTCGCGTGATCAAGGATCGGCTTGGCCACGTGGTCGAAGACATCGAAAGCATTCGCGCGCCACAGCAAGGCCGGGAACTGACGCTGTCGATCGATCAGCGCATTCAATATCTGGCATTCCGGGAACTCAAGAGCGCAATTGCGCTGAACGAAGCCAAGGCTGGAAGCCTGGTAGTACTTGACGTGAATACCGGCGAAGTGCTGGCGCTGGCTAACTGGCCAACCTACAACCCGAACAACCGCGATACGTTAAAGGTTGGACGTTCACGCAATCGCGCCGTGGTCGATCTGTTTGAGCCGGGTTCCACATTGAAGCCGTTCACGGTGGCTGCGGCACTCGAATCCGGGCTGGTCGGCCCTGGAAGCATGATTGATACGGAGGGTGGCCATTACACTATTGGCAACCGAACCATACATGACGCGCATCCGGGGGGATTGCTCACCGTCGCGCAGGTGATCCAGAAGTCGTCGAACGTCGGCTCGGCGAAGATGGCGCTGGCAATGGCCCCACAGAAGCTGTGGACCATTCTTTCCGATGTCGGGTTCGGCACGCAGACGAAAGTGGGGTTTCCCGGAGAAGCTTCGGGTCGGCTGCGTGCGTACCAAACCTGGAAGCCTATCGAACAGGCAACCATGTCGTATGGCCATGGCATTTCGGTCAGTCTCCTGCAGTTGGCGAGGGCCTATTCGGTATTCGCTACCGACGGCAAACTCAAACCGCTTACCTTGGTGAAGCGCGATCAGCCGGTCGAAGGCAAAGCCGTGATCTCGCCGCGCACCGCGATGACCGTGCGCAAGATGCTCGAAATGGTGACCCAGCCGGGAGGTACCGCCACACGGGCGCAAGTGGCCGGTTTTCGGGTCGCCGGGAAGACCGGCACCGCACACAAGCTCGTAGGCGTGACCTATGCGTCCGATCGTTATATTTCTTCGTTCGTCGGATTTGCTCCGGCATCCAATCCGCGCTTGGTCATTGCGGTCATGTTGGACGAGCCCGGTGGCAAGTCCTACTACGGGGGCGAGGTTGCCGCTCCGGTATTCAGCACCGTCATGGCAGGTGCGTTGCGACTCCTGGGCATCGAGCCGGACGCCGCGCTCGACAACGTGATTTCTCCCGATTCCGCGCCTGTTGTTAGGGAGGAAGTATGA
- the ftsL gene encoding cell division protein FtsL yields the protein MIRLNVVLAGILVLCALALVTSQHKARKLFVELQKEQDQARQIEVEYGQLQLEQSTWAMHSRVEKIAANNLQMRVPPATRVHLVPPPPAPAKP from the coding sequence ATGATCAGGCTTAATGTGGTGCTGGCCGGAATTCTGGTGCTGTGCGCATTGGCCTTGGTCACCTCGCAGCACAAGGCAAGGAAGCTGTTCGTCGAATTGCAGAAGGAGCAGGATCAGGCCAGGCAGATCGAAGTTGAATACGGACAGCTGCAGCTTGAACAAAGCACATGGGCGATGCATTCCCGGGTAGAGAAAATCGCAGCTAATAATTTGCAAATGCGTGTTCCGCCGGCCACACGCGTGCATCTGGTTCCTCCCCCTCCCGCGCCGGCCAAGCCATGA
- the rsmH gene encoding 16S rRNA (cytosine(1402)-N(4))-methyltransferase RsmH has product MTSSSPARDDAGLHKTVLLNEAVEALRIKADGTYVDATFGRGGHSRAILARLGSSGKLIAIDRDPEALESAATISDPRLVAVQMEFGRIGRVVIEAGVAGVDGVLLDLGVSSPQFDSAARGFSFRFDGPLDMRMDPGHGKTAAEWLAQASEQEIGEVIRRHGEERFAKQIARAIVAARSSGPVDRARQLAQIVAKAVPTREPHQDPATRTFQAIRIHVNQELEELEIALPQCLEMLNEGGRLVVISFHSLEDRIVKHFMRTQAQPGALPARLPVRAAELPKPRMKLTGKPIYPTADEVAANPRARSAVMRVAERVAG; this is encoded by the coding sequence GTGACCTCCAGTTCGCCCGCGCGAGACGACGCGGGCTTGCACAAGACCGTGCTGCTCAACGAAGCCGTCGAAGCATTGCGCATCAAGGCCGATGGAACGTATGTGGATGCGACTTTTGGCCGTGGCGGACATAGCCGCGCGATTCTGGCGCGGCTGGGCAGTTCGGGAAAGTTGATCGCAATTGACCGCGACCCCGAAGCGCTCGAGTCCGCAGCGACGATATCTGATCCGCGGCTGGTCGCAGTCCAGATGGAATTCGGCCGGATTGGACGGGTTGTGATAGAGGCGGGCGTGGCGGGAGTGGATGGCGTGTTGCTCGATCTTGGCGTTTCTTCGCCCCAGTTCGATTCGGCAGCCAGAGGCTTCAGTTTCCGCTTCGACGGACCGCTCGACATGCGGATGGATCCCGGCCACGGGAAAACGGCGGCCGAGTGGCTTGCGCAAGCTTCGGAACAGGAAATCGGGGAGGTCATCAGGCGCCATGGCGAAGAACGGTTTGCTAAACAGATTGCAAGAGCGATTGTTGCGGCTCGATCGAGCGGGCCTGTCGACCGCGCACGGCAACTTGCCCAGATCGTGGCAAAAGCCGTTCCCACGCGCGAGCCACATCAGGACCCGGCGACGCGCACCTTCCAAGCTATACGGATTCACGTCAATCAGGAGCTTGAAGAGTTGGAGATAGCGTTGCCGCAATGCCTGGAAATGCTCAATGAGGGAGGGCGATTGGTCGTGATCAGCTTTCATTCTCTCGAAGACCGCATCGTCAAGCATTTCATGCGCACGCAGGCGCAGCCCGGTGCGCTGCCCGCCCGCTTGCCGGTGCGGGCGGCCGAGTTGCCGAAGCCGCGAATGAAATTGACCGGCAAGCCGATCTATCCGACTGCCGATGAAGTGGCGGCGAACCCCCGCGCACGCAGTGCGGTGATGCGAGTAGCTGAAAGAGTCGCGGGATGA
- the mraZ gene encoding division/cell wall cluster transcriptional repressor MraZ: protein MFQGATALNLDAKGRLAIPTRHRDAMQSGAAGKQVLTAHPHRCILLYPAPAWEPIRARIMSFSSFDAQTSLWKRLLVGFAEEVELDASGRLLISPELRKFASFEKEVMMVGQGSHFEIWSQEAWEKQLDRLSTSSDKLPPGMENFAL from the coding sequence ATGTTTCAGGGAGCGACAGCGCTTAATCTTGATGCCAAGGGCCGGCTAGCGATCCCCACCCGGCATCGAGACGCCATGCAGTCAGGGGCAGCGGGTAAGCAAGTGCTTACAGCTCATCCTCACCGCTGCATTCTGTTGTATCCGGCCCCAGCTTGGGAGCCGATCCGCGCCAGGATCATGAGCTTCTCGAGTTTCGATGCGCAAACCAGCTTGTGGAAACGACTGCTCGTCGGCTTTGCGGAAGAGGTGGAACTCGATGCCTCGGGGCGACTGCTGATCTCTCCCGAATTGCGCAAATTCGCCTCCTTCGAGAAGGAAGTAATGATGGTTGGCCAAGGAAGCCATTTCGAAATCTGGAGCCAGGAAGCCTGGGAGAAACAGCTCGATCGGTTGTCGACAAGCTCCGACAAACTGCCACCGGGAATGGAGAACTTTGCCTTGTGA